The proteins below come from a single Rosa rugosa chromosome 2, drRosRugo1.1, whole genome shotgun sequence genomic window:
- the LOC133731878 gene encoding protein disulfide isomerase-like 5-1, whose product MKTQLAASLIFMPLLLFLLPSLTIHTKAEVITLTADTFSDKVKEKDTAWFVKFCVPWCKHCKNLGSLWEDFGKAVESEDEIEVGEVDCSTSKPVCSKVDIHSYPTFKLFFDGEEVAKYQGPRDVESLKNFVLDQAEEAARKAHLGSDKEL is encoded by the exons ATGAAAACCCAATTAGCAGCTTCTCTAATTTTCATGccccttcttcttttccttctcccAAGTTTAACAATTCATACCAAAGCTGAGGTTATAACCCTAACCGCTGACACCTTCTCCGACAAG GTGAAGGAGAAGGACACTGCATGGTTTGTCAAGTTCTGTGTACCATGGTGTAAACATTG TAAGAACTTGGGGTCATTGTGGGAGGATTTTGGGAAGGCAGTGGAAAGCGAAGATGAAATAGAGGTTGGGGAAGTGGATTGCAGTACGAGTAAACCAGTGTGCTCGAAAGTTGATATTCATTCTTATCCTACATTTAAGCTATTCTTTGATGGAGAAGAAGTCGCCAAATATCAAG GGCCGAGGGATGTTGAATCACTTAAGAATTTTGTCTTAGACCAGGCTGAAGAAGCAGCAAGAAAGGCACATCTTGGCAGTGATAAAGAGTTGTGA
- the LOC133733531 gene encoding elongation factor 1-alpha: MGKEKFHINIVVIGHVDSGKSTTTGHLIYKLGGIDKRVIERFEKEAAEMNKRSFKYAWVLDKLKAERERGITIDIALWKFETTRYYCTVIDAPGHRDFIKNMITGTSQADCAVLIIDSTTGGFEAGISKDGQTREHALLAFTLGVKQMICCCNKMDATTPKYSKARYDEIVKEVSSYLKKVGYNPDKIAFVPISGFEGDNMIERSTNLDWYKGPTLLEALDQINEPKRPSDKPLRLPLQDVYKIGGIGTVPVGRVETGVIKPGMVVTFGPTGLTTEVKSVEMHHEALLEALPGDNVGFNVKNVAVKDLKRGFVASNSKDDPAKEAANFTSQVIIMNHPGQIGNGYAPVLDCHTSHIAVKFGEILTKIDRRSGKEIEKEPKFLKNGDAGMVKMLPTKPMVVETFSEYPPLGRFAVRDMRQTVAVGVIKSVEKKDPSGAKVTKSAAKKK; the protein is encoded by the exons ATGGGTAAGGAAAAGTTCCATATCAACATTGTGGTCATTGGCCACGTCGACTCTGGCAAGTCGACCACCACAGGTCACTTGATCTACAAGCTTGGTGGTATTGACAAGCGTGTGATCGAGAGGTTCGAGAAGGAGGCTGCTGAGATGAACAAAAGGTCATTCAAGTATGCCTGGGTGTTGGACAAGCTCAAGGCTGAGCGTGAGCGTGGTATCACCATTGATATTGCCTTGTGGAAGTTTGAGACCACCAGGTACTACTGCACTGTCATCGATGCTCCTGGACATCGTGATTTCATCAAGAACATGATTACTGGTACCTCCCAGGCTGATTGTGCCGTCCTCATCATTGACTCCACCACTGGTGGTTTTGAAGCTGGTATCTCCAAGGATGGTCAGACCCGTGAGCATGCTCTGCTTGCTTTCACTCTTGGTGTCAAGCAGATGATTTGCTGCTGTAACAAG ATGGATGCCACCACTCCCAAGTACTCAAAGGCAAGGTACGATGAAATCGTGAAGGAAGTCTCTTCCTACCTGAAGAAGGTTGGGTACAACCCAGACAAAATTGCCTTTGTTCCCATCTCTGGATTCGAGGGTGACAACATGATTGAGAGGTCCACCAACCTCGACTGGTACAAGGGCCCTACCCTCCTTGAGGCACTTGACCAAATCAATGAGCCCAAGAGACCCTCAGACAAGCCCCTCCGTCTCCCACTTCAGGATGTGTACAAGATTGGTGGCATTGGAACTGTGCCTGTGGGACGTGTTGAGACTGGTGTCATCAAGCCTGGTATGGTTGTGACTTTTGGCCCCACTGGACTGACTACTGAAGTCAAGTCTGTGGAGATGCACCACGAAGCTCTCCTGGAGGCTCTTCCCGGTGACAATGTTGGGTTCAATGTGAAGAATGTTGCTGTCAAGGATCTCAAGCGTGGTTTTGTTGCATCCAACTCCAAGGATGACCCTGCCAAGGAAGCTGCTAACTTCACCTCACAGGTCATCATCATGAACCACCCTGGCCAGATTGGAAATGGATATGCTCCAGTGCTCGACTGCCACACCTCCCACATTGCTGTTAAGTTTGGTGAGATTTTGACCAAGATTGATAGGCGATCTGGTAAGGAGATTGAGAAGGAGCCCAAGTTCTTGAAGAATGGTGATGCTGGTATGGTTAAGATGCTTCCCACCAAGCCCATGGTTGTTGAGACCTTCTCTGAGTACCCACCTCTTGGTCGTTTTGCTGTGAGGGACATGCGTCAGACAGTTGCTGTTGGAGTCATCAAGAGTGTTGAGAAGAAGGATCCATCTGGTGCCAAGGTGACCAAGTCTGCTGCTAAGAAGAAGTGA